The region CTCTGGCTCTCAAACTATCAATCAAATTTAGGCTATCCTCTCTTTCTTCAAAATATTTTCTGCCGCCACCAACAAAAATGTCAATATCGGTTTTTAGAAAATCCATTGCAATTTCTTCATATTTCCCTCTGTCAGGATTGTGAGCAATGAAACTTGCAGGCGTAGCATGAGTAATTGCACTTGTTGCAACTAAACCGGTGGCAATATTATTTTTCTCGGCAATTTCTAATATTGTCGGTAGTTTTTTGCCTTGAGAATCGACACCTACATATCCGTTTTTTGTTTTTTTCCCAGTTGCATAAGCTGTACCTGAAGCAGCAGAATCGGTTATATAATTGTCAGCAGCCGATGTTTTTATAAAACCAATATGTTTGCATTGTGCAATATTCAAATTGTCTTTTTTTGCTGTTAAAGCAGCATAAACCTGCGAAACTCCCATGCCATCGCCAATCAGAAAAATTATATTTTTCGGGATTTTTGTTTCAGTTTTTGAAGAACAAGTTATTAGTAATGATATGCTTATAATAGCAAGTAAAAGTTTTATTTTCATCTCTTGTAATTTAATCTATTTAAAATTTCCTTTTGTCAGAAATCTTTTTTTCGAGAAGTCCGTTTTTATATATTGCATGAAAAATCACATGTCCTTTCGAATTATAATATTTTGTTGTGCCATGTTTTTCACCATTTTTATATTCGACTAGACTTCTGATTTCTCCATTTTCGAACCATACCGTCCATTTTCCGTCCTGTCTGTTGTTTTTGTAATTTTCTTGTCTTTGCTTATTTCCAAAATTGTTATAAAATGTCCATTGTTTATCTTTGAAACCCTCTTTGTAAGAGCCTGATATTATGACTGATTCATTAGAATTCCATGTTTTATAATCTCCATTTAGAACTCCGTTTTCAAATGATTCTTGCAATTGCTTTTTCCCGTTCGCATGCCAGTAGAGACTATTCCCATTTTTATTGTTATCTGTATATTCGATTTGGTATTTTATTTTTTCATTTTCATGCCAAGCTGTCCATTTTCCGTTCATTTTGCTATCAGAAAATTCCCCTTCCATTTTTTTAGTCCCGTTTTCATACCATTGAATCCAATTTCCATTTTCTTTTCCATCCTGAAAATTTCCCTCATGTTCTTTTTGTCCATTTTCATAAAATGTTGTCCATATGTCCGATTTTACTCCATTTTCGAAATTTCCGGTTTTCCAGATGTTTCCATTCCCGTACCAATATTTCCACTTGCCATCCATCTCGCCGTTTTTGTAATTTCCGGAATTTCCTAATTGCCCGTCGGTTCGCCAATAACTCCATTTTCCTTCTTGTACATCCTCCTCAAAATTTCCTTCAATATCTATTTGGCCATTTTTGAACCACCACTTTGCATGACCATCTTTTTCGCCATTTTTGAAATTAATTTCTGATTCTTTATTTTGATTTTTGTACCAATTGGTTTGCAGTCCATGTTTCTGGTTGTTTTCGTAAGAAACTTGTGTTTTCAGATTTCCATCTTCGAAATGAAAATTCCAAATACCTTGCTTTTTGTTGTCTATTATTTTTCCTTCAAATTCAATTTTCCCATTTTCGTACCAGGCAATATTTTTCCCGTTTTCATAATTATATTCGCTTTTCTGATTTCCGTTGGAATACCAAAATTTCCATGTTCCAGTTTTTTCACCATTTTTGTAAAAACCTGAAGACATTTTTTCTCCATTAATATACCATTTTGTCCAATTGCCTGTTTTTAAGCCATCTGAATAATCGCCCTCCGCTTTTTTGTTTCCACTTAGAAAATGTTCTAACAGATGGCCGTTTCCGTTTAAAATTTGCTGCTTACCTTCAATTATCCAATAGTTTAATACTTTTGAGGAGCTGTCAGCTAAAAAATATTCCTCGGAATGTTTATTGCCATTTTCAAACCATTTTGTCCAGAGACTATCCTTCTGATTATGTTTATAAAAACCATTGATTTTTGTTTTCCCGTTTTCGTACCATTCGTTGTATTCATTTTCTTGATTACCGTAGTAAAATTCTCCCTCATTTTTTTTGTTTCCGTTTGTGTAGAAATAAATTAGTTTGCCGTACAAATTTCCTTTTCGATATTTGGTTTCCTGAATTTTTCTACCTTTCTGGTCGTAATATATCCACAATCCTTCTTCCTGCCCAAGTTCGATTATTCCTTCGCTACGTTTGTTGCCATTTTTCCATTGTTCTATTACTTTTTCTTGAGAAAATGAATTGTTTATTATTAAAATTAATAAAATTATTATTGTTTTTTTCATTGTTTACTTAAATTGTAATTATTTTATATTCAGCTATTTGGTCTTATAAATAAATTTAAGAGTAAGGAAATTATTATTAGCGGTTTTCTTGTAGTTTAATTTGAAAACTAATAAAATGTCAAAGTTGTTATATATTTTAGCTTAAAGAGAAGTTTGATGGAGTTTATTCATTTAAATTTTCTTTTCTGAAATGTCTTGTATATTCATTGCTTGTTGGCTAAGAGTATTGATATTAATATTAGGAAAAAGATTTTTTTGCCATTTTGTGTAATCAAATTTTTCTTTTATTATCAAAGCAATAAACCTTTCCGCTGAAACTTTGCCCATATTATTCACGAGTGCATCAAATCCTTTCATTTTTATTTCTGTATCTGTTATCATATTCTTAATCGTTTAAGTTTGCTATAAATGTTAGCGGGTTTACTACTTTAATTTTGGAGTAATTTAATAATTTTTTTAGAATTTTGTCATCAGTTGTAAGGGAATAGTCACAATTACTTTCCACTGCACAGGCAACATGTAAAGCATCTTTGCTTTTTAATCCAATATTAGAAAGATTATTGGCTATTTCTAATATTTGTGCATTTTCAACAATGTATTGTTTTGCTTCAATTTCCCATTTTTGAATTAGATTCTTTCGTTCTTCAAACAGATTGAATGAGTTTTCATAGTCAAGAATATATGACCAAACCAGCTCAATTTTACCTTTTTTAATTTGATCCTGAACGTAAAGTTTTGCATGTGCTTCAAGTTGTATCCTAATCTGACTTTGATCATCGAAAGGACGATTGAAACAACAGTTATCAAGATAAACTTTCATAGTTTGTATTTTATTGAATAAAAATAAATTCAGCAAAATTTAAAGAACAATAAGACTTTTTAAAAGTAAATAAAAATCTACTCAGAATAATGCTTAGAGAAATATTTCAAATATTTACTAATGTCTTTGTCTTTATAAAAAACGGGGAAATTTTCTGATGATAGGACAAAATGACGAACATTCGATTTATTCATATCCTTGAAAACATCTGTATTTTGATCGATAGTTTTGAAATAACTCATTACATTTTTTTTGTTTTTTAGGCTTTTAACTGTTATCATTTCCAAATTCCCATCTAAAATCACACTTTTAACATTTAATTCAATCATGCTAAAAAAGTCGATATTGAAATTAGAAATATTAAACTTCAGTCTGTTTACATCTACAACTGAATTGTCGATAATGCAAATATAGTAGTGATCAGATTTTTCATCAAAATTGTAAATTTCTTCTTCATTTGTTGGTTTTTCGTTTTCAACAGTTTCAGAAGAATTTGAAAATGTATTTTCATTCTCAGAAAATTCCGAATTCCCATCGTTCATAATAGTAAGAATATTGTTTGCCGGTTCAGCAACTTCACTTTTCGGGAATTTAGAAATCAAATATTCAAGACTGGTTTTGAACGATTCTTTATCTTGAGTTTCTCCAATTGACAGAGCTTTGACAAATAAAAATTTTGGCATCAAAGTACTTTCTGAATATTCAGTCTCGGCTTTTGTAGAATTTGAAATAACCTTTACGTAGTTTTTAGATAAAAAGTCATTGTAAGTTTCTGTATATAAATAATCTACTTGCTTTTCTTTTTCCGACATTTCTTTCAAATAGTTCGGATTTGTGAGCATTTGAGCATATTTACTATCAGGATAATCTGTTATTATTATGTTTTTATATTTTGCAGCATTTTCGTTTTCGTTTAGCAAAAGCTCAAGTTTATATAGATTATAAAAAGTAGCGAGCAAATATAAATTTTCCGGAAATCTGCTATTCAGGTTTTTGAATGCACCAATAGAGAGTCCGTAATCAGAAAAATCGTCTTTGTAGATTTCTCCAATTTTGAACATTGCTTCCATTATTTTTGTGTCTGAAATTGTTATTAGGGAATCGTTTAGGGGCAGACCTCGCATGTAATATTCACGACTTTTATTATCTATTTTTTTCTTTTTCCCTTCGCCATCTTCACCTTCACCTTCTTCACTATCAGCAAATTCGTCCTCAAAACTTACAATCGATTTATTTGCACGCCGCCAATTATCTTCAAGTTTTCGTTTTCCCCAAAGTCGCGAAAATTCTGTTTGCCCAAAACTCATGGCTGTAGGATTGTAGAAATACCAACCACTTCCAGTAATGTTTCTATTTCTCGGATCGCGCTGGTTTTGCTTAAAAAGCTGGGTGTTCATTTGTTGCTGGCGCTGAAGCTCTTTTAGTTTCTTTTCTTCTTCTTTAACTTTTTCGATAATCTTATCAATCAGACCGTTACGTTCTGATTCTGGCAAATTTGCAACATATTGTAAGCTATCTTCTAGTTCGACTATATTTATATTTTCAACTAATTTGTTTAAGTTTTTCGATTTTTTGCTAATCAAATCGTAATCCTGGTATTCTTCGCTAAGAAAACTAACACAACTATCATAGTAAACTTGTGCCTTTTTGTAGTTGGGAATAAAGAAGTAAATATCGGCAGTTGCCAAATACGACATCGACATTTGGTCGTAATTTCCAACACTTTTCCAAGCCGACATTTTATATAATTCTACAGCTTCTTTATATTTTTCTTGCTTAAAAGCAATGTTGCCGAGAGCATAATATATCTGATCTTGATATTCAATATTTTTATCGTCTTTTAGCATTTTGTTCAGATCTTTCAACAGCTCTTTGCCGCTTCCACCGCCATCGTAGGAAGTTGCGAGGCGAATTTTTGCATTGAATGTAAGTTCGTATTCAATATTTTTGTCGATTACGATTTTGTATTGTTCGCTTGCTCTTTTGAAAATTTCCAACTCTTCATAAATTTGCCCAAGAATGAAAGTATATCTGATTTTCAGAGTTTTCTTGCGAGTATTCTCAATTGTCTTTTTTAGTTTGGGAATTGCATCCTGATAGTTTTCCTGCTTCAAATAGTAATCTGCAAAAATTGAAAAAAGTTCTCCTTCAAGATTTTTCGGGAATTTTCGGTCGCCCTCAAGCAAATTCAATATTTCTCGTGCTTCTTCGTATTTTTCCATTTCGTTGTACGAACGAGCCAACCATAGTAAAGCATCATATTTTATTTCTTCTTCGCTATATTCTTTTACTAAATAATTGAAAGATTCTATTCCTGAATAAAAATCGTGCTTATAAAAATGGGCTTTTCCCATGAGCAAATACGCATCGTCAACCCAGGCATTGTATTCTTTTTTGTTGTAAAATTCTCTTCTTTTTTTTGTGCTTTTCCCTTTTTTTCGTTTTGGTTTTGCTGTAATTGAATGAATCTTAATAAGTTTTGAGGCTTTCTTAATGGCTTTATCCATATCTGGAAAAACATTTCTGGCTATAGACTCATCTCCATACTTGAACATTGATAAAATGGCTGCATAATTGTCGTCAAACGATTGGTCAATTTTTTTGACTCCTGATTTCATGGCTTCTTTGCCATTAAAATAAACATTATAATGTGATGT is a window of Bacteroidota bacterium DNA encoding:
- a CDS encoding alkaline phosphatase produces the protein MKIKLLLAIISISLLITCSSKTETKIPKNIIFLIGDGMGVSQVYAALTAKKDNLNIAQCKHIGFIKTSAADNYITDSAASGTAYATGKKTKNGYVGVDSQGKKLPTILEIAEKNNIATGLVATSAITHATPASFIAHNPDRGKYEEIAMDFLKTDIDIFVGGGRKYFEEREDSLNLIDSLRARDYSIISDLNELKYSNSKKIAALIYNEHPPKFSEGRANMLEMASKKAIEVLSQNEKGFFLMIESSQIDWGGHDKDSKYVVEETVDFDNVVGQILDFAKKDGETLVVITADHECGGYAITGGDISTGKVEGKFCTDGHTATMVPVFAYGPGAENFMGIFDNTEIFHKFKKIFGI
- a CDS encoding PIN domain protein encodes the protein MKVYLDNCCFNRPFDDQSQIRIQLEAHAKLYVQDQIKKGKIELVWSYILDYENSFNLFEERKNLIQKWEIEAKQYIVENAQILEIANNLSNIGLKSKDALHVACAVESNCDYSLTTDDKILKKLLNYSKIKVVNPLTFIANLND
- a CDS encoding tetratricopeptide repeat protein translates to MIRKILLFSLSIIVGIIIFNNCSTSKNTMPSRTYHNLTSHYNVYFNGKEAMKSGVKKIDQSFDDNYAAILSMFKYGDESIARNVFPDMDKAIKKASKLIKIHSITAKPKRKKGKSTKKRREFYNKKEYNAWVDDAYLLMGKAHFYKHDFYSGIESFNYLVKEYSEEEIKYDALLWLARSYNEMEKYEEAREILNLLEGDRKFPKNLEGELFSIFADYYLKQENYQDAIPKLKKTIENTRKKTLKIRYTFILGQIYEELEIFKRASEQYKIVIDKNIEYELTFNAKIRLATSYDGGGSGKELLKDLNKMLKDDKNIEYQDQIYYALGNIAFKQEKYKEAVELYKMSAWKSVGNYDQMSMSYLATADIYFFIPNYKKAQVYYDSCVSFLSEEYQDYDLISKKSKNLNKLVENINIVELEDSLQYVANLPESERNGLIDKIIEKVKEEEKKLKELQRQQQMNTQLFKQNQRDPRNRNITGSGWYFYNPTAMSFGQTEFSRLWGKRKLEDNWRRANKSIVSFEDEFADSEEGEGEDGEGKKKKIDNKSREYYMRGLPLNDSLITISDTKIMEAMFKIGEIYKDDFSDYGLSIGAFKNLNSRFPENLYLLATFYNLYKLELLLNENENAAKYKNIIITDYPDSKYAQMLTNPNYLKEMSEKEKQVDYLYTETYNDFLSKNYVKVISNSTKAETEYSESTLMPKFLFVKALSIGETQDKESFKTSLEYLISKFPKSEVAEPANNILTIMNDGNSEFSENENTFSNSSETVENEKPTNEEEIYNFDEKSDHYYICIIDNSVVDVNRLKFNISNFNIDFFSMIELNVKSVILDGNLEMITVKSLKNKKNVMSYFKTIDQNTDVFKDMNKSNVRHFVLSSENFPVFYKDKDISKYLKYFSKHYSE